From the Streptomyces nigrescens genome, one window contains:
- a CDS encoding chaperone modulator CbpM has protein sequence MTHDPRRAAAGPEAGHRRPTAPDKQRALNVVVRNYALAPVDRLSLDVVARRSGLHPDLVRRFVTLGLVDATRDDSGRLWFGPGAPATLARIQRLRAGLPLNYASLGLVLDLLDRISELEAALRRSNAGSRSDESWI, from the coding sequence ATGACCCATGATCCACGGCGCGCTGCCGCCGGGCCGGAGGCCGGGCATCGCCGGCCGACGGCGCCGGACAAGCAGCGGGCCCTGAACGTCGTTGTCCGCAACTACGCCCTCGCGCCCGTCGACAGACTCAGCCTGGACGTCGTGGCCCGGCGCTCCGGACTCCACCCCGATCTCGTCCGGCGGTTCGTCACCCTCGGCCTGGTCGACGCGACCCGCGACGACAGCGGCCGGCTGTGGTTCGGCCCGGGCGCGCCCGCAACTCTCGCCCGCATCCAACGGCTACGGGCCGGGCTCCCCCTCAACTACGCCTCCCTCGGTCTGGTGCTCGACCTGCTCGACCGGATCAGCGAGCTGGAGGCCGCGTTGAGACGCAGCAACGCCGGCTCGAGGAGTGATGAATCGTGGATATGA
- the clpB gene encoding ATP-dependent chaperone ClpB, with protein sequence MDMNRLTQKSQEALQEAQTIAGRMDQTEVDGEHLLLALLDQPDGLVPRLFDQAGADTKALRASLMSELSRRPKVTGPGATPGQVYVTQRLAKLLDTAEQEAKRLKDEYVSVEHLVLALADEGSRTAAGRLLKEHGITKDVFLSALTRIRGNQRVTSATPEAAYEALEKYGRDLVAEARSGKKDPVIGRDAEIRRVTQILSRKTKNNPVLIGDPGVGKTAIVEGLAQRIVRGDVPEGLREKTIFSLDMSSLVAGAKYRGEFEERLQAVLSEVKAAEGRILLFVDELHTVVGAGGGAEGAMDAGNMLKPMLARGELHMIGATTLEEYRKHVESDAALERRFQQVLVDEPSVEDTVSILRGLRERLEVFHGVKIQDTALVAAATLSHRYISDRFLPDKAIDLVDEACARLRTEIDSMPAELDEITRRVTRLEIEDAALAKETDAASRKRLEELRRELSDLRAEADAMNAQWEAERQAIRRVQELRQELEQVRQEAEEAERNYDLNRAAELRYGTLTELERRLAAEEEALAAKQGDTRLLREVVTEDEIAEIVAAWTGIPVTRLQEGEREKLLRLDEILTERVIGQDEAVKLVTDAIIRARSGIRDPRRPIGSFIFLGPTGVGKTELAKALAAALFDTEESIVRLDMSEYQERHTVSRLVGAPPGYVGYEEGGQLTEAVRRKPYSVVLFDEVEKAHADVFNTLLQVLDDGRITDAQGRTVDFRNTVVIMTSNIGSAHLLDAVTPEGEIKPEARALVMGELQSHFRPEFLNRVDDVVLFKPLGMDQIKRIVELQFNDLRRRLAERQITVELTERARELIAQQGFDPVYGARPLRRYISHEVETLVGRALIRGDVQDGTAIRVDAQNGELVVTYDRPAEADHGMAA encoded by the coding sequence GTGGATATGAACCGGCTCACCCAGAAGTCCCAGGAAGCCCTTCAGGAAGCGCAGACGATCGCCGGCCGGATGGACCAGACCGAGGTCGACGGTGAGCATCTGCTGCTCGCCCTCCTCGACCAGCCGGACGGGCTGGTGCCGCGGCTCTTCGACCAAGCGGGCGCCGACACCAAGGCGTTGCGTGCCTCGCTCATGAGCGAGCTGTCACGCAGACCGAAGGTGACCGGACCCGGCGCCACACCCGGCCAGGTGTACGTCACCCAGCGGCTGGCCAAGCTGCTGGACACCGCCGAGCAGGAGGCCAAGCGGCTCAAGGACGAATATGTGTCCGTGGAGCACCTCGTCCTGGCACTGGCCGATGAGGGCTCCAGGACCGCGGCGGGACGGCTGCTCAAGGAACACGGCATCACCAAGGACGTCTTCCTGTCCGCGCTGACCCGCATCCGCGGCAACCAGCGGGTCACCTCGGCGACGCCCGAGGCCGCGTACGAGGCGTTGGAGAAGTACGGCCGTGATCTGGTCGCCGAGGCGCGCAGCGGCAAGAAGGACCCGGTGATCGGCCGGGACGCGGAGATCCGCCGCGTCACCCAGATCCTCAGCCGCAAGACGAAGAACAACCCCGTGCTGATCGGCGATCCGGGCGTCGGCAAGACGGCCATCGTGGAGGGCCTGGCACAGCGGATCGTCCGCGGCGACGTCCCCGAGGGGCTGCGCGAGAAGACCATCTTCTCCCTCGATATGAGCTCGCTGGTGGCGGGCGCCAAATACCGTGGTGAGTTCGAGGAACGACTGCAGGCCGTGCTGAGCGAGGTCAAGGCCGCCGAGGGGCGCATCCTGCTCTTCGTCGACGAACTCCACACGGTCGTCGGAGCCGGCGGCGGCGCCGAGGGCGCCATGGACGCCGGCAACATGCTCAAGCCGATGCTCGCCCGCGGTGAGCTGCACATGATCGGCGCCACCACGCTGGAGGAGTACCGCAAGCACGTCGAGTCCGACGCCGCCCTCGAACGCCGCTTCCAGCAGGTCCTGGTGGACGAGCCGAGCGTGGAGGACACCGTCTCCATCCTCCGCGGCCTGCGCGAACGTCTTGAGGTCTTCCACGGCGTGAAGATCCAGGACACCGCGCTGGTCGCCGCGGCCACCCTCAGCCACCGCTACATCTCCGACCGCTTCCTGCCGGACAAGGCCATCGACCTCGTCGACGAGGCCTGCGCGCGGCTGCGCACCGAGATCGACTCCATGCCGGCCGAACTCGACGAGATCACCCGCCGGGTGACCCGCCTGGAGATCGAGGATGCGGCCCTCGCAAAGGAGACCGACGCCGCCAGCCGTAAGCGGCTGGAGGAGCTCCGGCGCGAACTGTCCGACCTGCGCGCCGAGGCCGACGCCATGAACGCCCAGTGGGAGGCCGAACGCCAGGCCATCCGGCGAGTGCAGGAGCTGCGTCAGGAACTGGAACAGGTGCGTCAGGAAGCGGAGGAGGCCGAACGCAACTACGACCTCAACCGCGCCGCCGAACTGCGCTACGGCACACTCACCGAACTCGAACGCCGGCTGGCCGCCGAAGAGGAGGCGCTCGCCGCCAAGCAGGGCGATACCCGGCTCCTGCGCGAGGTCGTCACGGAGGACGAGATCGCCGAGATCGTCGCCGCCTGGACCGGCATCCCGGTGACCCGGCTGCAGGAAGGCGAGCGGGAGAAGCTGCTGCGGCTCGACGAGATCCTCACCGAGCGGGTGATCGGCCAGGACGAGGCCGTCAAGCTGGTCACCGACGCCATCATCCGGGCCCGCTCCGGCATCCGCGACCCGCGCCGTCCCATCGGCTCGTTCATCTTCCTCGGCCCCACCGGCGTCGGAAAGACCGAACTGGCCAAGGCGCTGGCCGCGGCACTGTTCGACACCGAGGAGAGCATCGTCCGTCTCGACATGAGCGAGTACCAGGAACGGCACACCGTCAGCAGACTGGTCGGAGCGCCGCCCGGATACGTCGGCTACGAGGAGGGCGGTCAGCTCACCGAGGCGGTACGCCGCAAGCCCTACTCCGTGGTCCTGTTCGACGAGGTCGAGAAGGCACACGCCGATGTCTTCAACACCTTGCTGCAGGTGCTCGACGACGGCCGGATCACCGACGCCCAAGGCCGCACCGTCGACTTCCGCAACACCGTCGTCATCATGACCTCCAACATCGGATCCGCCCATCTGCTCGATGCGGTGACCCCCGAGGGCGAGATCAAACCCGAGGCACGGGCCCTGGTCATGGGCGAACTGCAAAGCCACTTCCGCCCCGAGTTCCTCAACCGCGTCGACGACGTCGTGCTGTTCAAGCCGCTGGGCATGGACCAGATCAAGCGCATCGTCGAGCTGCAGTTCAACGACCTGCGCCGGCGCCTGGCCGAACGCCAGATCACCGTCGAACTCACCGAGCGGGCCCGCGAGCTCATCGCCCAGCAGGGCTTCGACCCCGTCTACGGGGCACGGCCGCTGCGCCGCTACATCTCGCACGAGGTCGAAACACTCGTCGGGCGGGCCCTGATCCGCGGCGATGTACAGGACGGCACGGCGATCCGGGTCGACGCCCAGAACGGTGAACTGGTCGTGACGTACGACAGGCCGGCCGAGGCCGACCACGGAATGGCTGCGTGA
- the trxA gene encoding thioredoxin produces the protein MTTSGSNTVVCESCGRKNRVPAAGDGRPKCGNCGTPLPWIVDAGDDDFAEIADKAAPIVLVDLWATWCGPCRMVSPALEQVARELAGKIKLVKVDVDQAPRLSQRFQVQAVPTLLLLDQGEAIARQAGAAPANVLRQWVEETIAGRR, from the coding sequence GTGACAACGAGCGGGAGCAACACGGTCGTCTGTGAGTCGTGCGGCCGCAAGAACCGGGTGCCGGCAGCGGGGGACGGGCGCCCCAAATGCGGAAACTGCGGTACCCCGTTGCCCTGGATCGTCGATGCCGGCGATGACGACTTCGCGGAGATCGCCGATAAGGCGGCGCCCATCGTCCTCGTCGACCTCTGGGCCACCTGGTGCGGTCCCTGCCGCATGGTCAGCCCCGCACTGGAACAGGTCGCCCGCGAGCTCGCCGGAAAGATCAAGCTCGTCAAGGTCGATGTCGACCAGGCCCCCAGGCTGTCCCAGCGATTCCAGGTGCAGGCCGTGCCGACCCTGCTCCTTCTCGACCAGGGAGAGGCGATCGCGCGACAGGCCGGCGCGGCCCCCGCCAACGTGCTGCGCCAATGGGTCGAGGAGACCATCGCGGGTCGCCGCTGA
- a CDS encoding UBP-type zinc finger domain-containing protein encodes MTTESDWHLSLVRPVTPRTPEGCEECLRLGSPWVHLRLCLTCGHVGCCDSSPLKHARLHAANDGHPIVQPLEPGENWRWCYVHEAVV; translated from the coding sequence ATGACTACCGAAAGCGACTGGCACCTGTCGCTCGTGCGCCCGGTGACGCCACGCACCCCCGAGGGCTGCGAGGAGTGCCTGCGCCTCGGCTCTCCCTGGGTGCACCTCAGGCTGTGCCTGACCTGCGGACACGTCGGATGCTGTGACTCCTCGCCACTCAAACACGCCCGTCTGCACGCCGCCAACGACGGCCACCCCATCGTGCAGCCCCTCGAACCGGGAGAGAACTGGCGCTGGTGTTACGTCCACGAGGCCGTGGTCTGA
- a CDS encoding FAD-dependent oxidoreductase, giving the protein MTAAGPDGVPTETPDQHGAYPRLTPEQLDELAQYGEYRPTRRGEVLFREGEPCEEFLAIVSGMVEIIHDYGGPDQRTVAVHGPGRFLGELGLLEGQTAFDTAVVREPGQVLAVPVERQRALVARDPALGDLILRAYLGRRSLLIGLGAGFRILGSCYSPNTLRLREFAARNRLPHRWIDLEKDKEAEALLRRFGIRPDETPVVMWKGEQVLRNPSIADLARLIGLPTSAHGDGEYDLVVIGAGPAGLAAAVYGSSDGLVTVAVDAMATGGQAATSSRIENYLGFPSGISGGELMERSVLQARKFGAQLTVPAEATSLEPRDGRYALTFADGSEIRAATVVLASGVRYRRLDVPGIDHLEGSSVYYAATLHEANLCRMDPVAVVGGGNSAGQAVLFLAEYAPKVYLIVRSGDLGKDMSRYLVDQVTRHPKVEVLTHTEVRQVNGEGTLQSLTVEDNASGDRRELPARALFVFIGARPHTEWLKDVVALDRRGFVLTGADARAAADENIWESLGRGPLMLETTMPGVFAAGDVRSGSVKRVASAAGEGAIAVRLVHEHRAQEGNLVRGSGMSEPRSVPAQSVS; this is encoded by the coding sequence ATGACTGCCGCGGGCCCGGACGGGGTACCCACCGAAACCCCCGATCAGCACGGCGCCTACCCCCGGCTGACGCCGGAACAGCTCGATGAGCTGGCCCAGTACGGCGAGTACCGCCCCACACGGCGGGGCGAGGTGCTGTTCCGCGAGGGCGAACCGTGCGAGGAGTTCCTTGCCATCGTCAGCGGGATGGTCGAGATCATCCACGACTACGGCGGTCCCGACCAACGCACCGTGGCGGTACATGGCCCCGGCCGCTTTCTGGGGGAACTCGGTCTGCTCGAAGGGCAGACGGCGTTCGACACCGCGGTCGTACGCGAGCCCGGCCAGGTCCTCGCGGTCCCGGTGGAGCGCCAACGGGCCCTGGTGGCACGCGATCCGGCCCTCGGGGACCTGATTCTGCGCGCCTACCTCGGCCGCCGGTCCCTGCTCATCGGCCTGGGCGCCGGCTTCCGGATCCTGGGCTCGTGCTACTCGCCCAACACCCTGCGACTGCGTGAATTCGCCGCCCGCAACCGGCTACCACACCGATGGATCGACCTGGAGAAGGACAAGGAAGCCGAGGCGCTGCTGCGCCGGTTCGGCATCCGTCCGGACGAGACCCCGGTCGTCATGTGGAAGGGAGAGCAGGTACTGCGCAATCCCAGCATCGCGGACCTCGCCCGCCTCATCGGACTCCCCACCTCTGCGCACGGCGACGGTGAATACGACCTGGTGGTGATCGGCGCGGGCCCGGCCGGGCTCGCCGCCGCGGTCTACGGCTCATCCGACGGCCTCGTCACCGTAGCCGTCGACGCCATGGCCACCGGAGGCCAGGCCGCCACCTCCTCGCGCATCGAGAACTATCTGGGCTTCCCGTCCGGGATCTCGGGTGGCGAACTCATGGAACGCTCGGTGCTCCAGGCCCGCAAATTCGGCGCACAGCTCACCGTCCCCGCCGAGGCCACCTCGCTCGAACCGCGCGACGGCCGGTACGCCCTCACCTTCGCGGACGGCTCCGAGATCCGGGCCGCCACCGTCGTCCTGGCCTCGGGAGTGCGCTACCGCAGGCTCGACGTCCCCGGCATCGACCATCTGGAAGGCTCCAGCGTCTACTACGCCGCCACACTCCACGAAGCCAACCTGTGCCGGATGGACCCCGTGGCCGTGGTCGGCGGGGGCAACTCCGCAGGCCAGGCGGTGCTCTTCCTCGCAGAATACGCACCCAAGGTGTATCTGATCGTCCGCAGCGGCGACCTCGGCAAGGACATGTCGCGCTATCTGGTGGACCAGGTGACACGCCATCCGAAGGTCGAGGTGCTGACCCATACCGAAGTGCGCCAGGTCAACGGAGAGGGCACCCTGCAGTCGTTGACCGTGGAGGACAACGCCTCCGGCGACCGTCGCGAACTGCCGGCCCGCGCCCTGTTCGTGTTCATCGGCGCCCGGCCGCACACCGAGTGGCTGAAGGACGTGGTCGCGCTGGACCGACGGGGGTTCGTGCTCACCGGCGCCGACGCCCGGGCAGCGGCCGACGAGAACATCTGGGAATCGCTCGGGCGCGGGCCACTGATGCTGGAGACCACGATGCCGGGTGTCTTCGCCGCGGGTGACGTCAGGAGCGGGTCCGTCAAGCGGGTCGCCTCCGCCGCGGGGGAAGGCGCCATAGCCGTCCGACTCGTCCATGAACACCGGGCCCAGGAAGGCAATCTCGTCCGCGGCTCCGGCATGAGCGAGCCTCGGTCCGTGCCGGCCCAGTCGGTGTCCTGA